The Notoacmeibacter ruber DNA segment AAGGTGGACCATTCCAACCGGTCGGCAGTCATTGATTTTTCTGGAACGAGTGCTCAGCAGCCGGATAATTTCAATGCACCCGAGCCGGTAACGCGAGCCGCCGTGCTTTACGCTTTCCGCTGCATGGTCGACGATGACATTCCGCTGAACGCCGGCTGCATGCGGCCGCTCGAGGTCATGGTGCCTTCCTCTTCCATGCTCAGTCCCGAATACCCAGCCGCGGTTGTTGCCGGCAATGTCGAAGTCAGCCAGACCGTAACCGATGGCCTGTTCGCGGCACTCGGCGCCATTGCCGGTGCGCAGGGCACGATGAACAACTTCAATTTCGGCGACGCGGAGTATCAATATTACGAGACGATCTGCGGCGGGGCCGGGGCCGGACCGGGCTTCAACGGGGCTCACGCCGTCCACACCCATATGACCAATACGCGGCTCACCGATCCCGAAGTGCTCGAACAGCGTTACCCGGTGGTTCTGGAGCAGTTCCAGATACGACGCGGCTCCGGCGGCAAGGGGAAATGGACGGGCGGTGATGGTCTGATCCGCGCTATACGTTTCCTCAAGCCGATGGATGTCTCTTTCCTGTGCGGACGTCGTTCCGTACCACCGAAAGGACTGAATGGCGGCGGAGATGGTGCTGTTGGTCGCAACATGAAGGTTGGCGTCGATGGCGAGATGACATCGCTCCCCGGGCGTACGCAAATTGCGTGCGAGGCCGGTGAAACGGTCATCATTCAAACACCCTCTGGCGGCGGCTACGGCAAAATGGAGTGAATACTTCCAGCCGTATGGCGCCTCCCAGGCATTCGGCGCGGGCCGGTGGGAGGTGTCCTCCCGTCATCTGCCGGCACTTTTGCCCCTCCTCCTTCGCGACGAGGCCCTTCGCTCGGCCGCACCGAGGAGTGGGGGAAAGGCCGGCCTTGCAGGTTCAGTGATTGCTTGGATCTCGCGTCAGATTGACTGCCGGTCCCAATACCATGCCGCATAGGTGCGCTTGCGGTCATGCCCGCGCTCTTTCAGAAAGGCGCGGATTATGCGCAATTCCTGCTTTTCGCAAGCGACCCAGACAAAAGTGTCTTCGTTGACGGCCGCTAGTAGAGTTTTGCTTTCCGTGGCCAGAACGTCCTTCGCGCCGGAAGGATAAGACTCTCGATGCAGCCAGCGTAGATCGAGCGAACCCTCCGTGGATAGAGCTTGTTCTTCACTGGCATCCTGCACCTCGATGATGGCCTGCATCTGGGTGCCCGAGGAGACTTCGGCGGCAATCCTTGCGATGGCGGGAAGCGCACTTTCGTCGCCCGCCAGAAAAATGGTCTCGGCCTCCGGGACGCTGCCGCCCCCCGGTCCGAGAAGGCCGATCCGGTCCCCGGCTCGTGCGTCTCTGGCGAAGTCGGCCCCGGGTGTCGCGATATGCGGCGCGGGGTGCTGAAGGAAGTCGATCCACAGTTCGGAACGCTCCACATCGACGTAGCGGATCGTGTAAATCCGGACGAGCAGTTCGTCATCGCCCTTGGGCCAAGCGATCCGGCCATCCTTACCAAGGCTGGGCCATACGGGCGGACGCCCGGCCGGCGGCACGAGAATGCGAACATGCATGCCGCCGCCCAGAAAGGGCGACACATCGTCGCAAGAAAACTTCACGCGGCGCATATGCGGCGTCACATCCTCCGTGTTGACGACCGTCACGTGATGAAAATTCGGGAGCGCGTCGGGCAGCGGCTCAAACCAGGTCAGTTCGGGAATATTGTCCCCGGCAAAGTAGAACAGGTGTTCCGCGATACTGTTGAGGCTGAGCTGCATATCCTCCTCGCTACGGCAGGCCAGCTGGATCAGCAGTCCCTCCTCTTTCAGGCTGATATCGGCTTGTCCCGTGGGCGATCTCAGACGCAGTTCATCGCCGACCCGCCGCACTTCGGCATGCTCGACGAAATGCTCTTCGATCTCGTTCAGCACGGTTGGGGCGTCCGCCAGCTTCGCCATGCCGGCAATTCTGAAATTCCAGCCGGTCGTCATGACGGTTCTCCTCGCGTCGTCTCGATTGCATTCTGGTCCGGCATCAAATGATGCCGTCCGATCGGCAACATCATCGGGCGTCCCGATACCGGATCGGTGATGATCCTGCTTTCCAGCCCGAATACCTCGCGCACATTCTGTTCGGTCAGAACCTTTTCGGCTTCGCCGCAACTGTGCAGACCGCCCGTCGCCATGGCCACAAGATGGTCGGCATAGCGCGCGGCCAGGTTGAGATCATGCAGCACCATGATGATGGTCGTTCCTTGTCTTTGATTGAGCTCGGTAAGCAGATCCAGAACCTCGATCTGATGACTGACATCAAGGAAGGTCGTCGGCTCGTCGAGCAGCAGGATATCGGTCTGTTGCGCCAGGGCCAGGGCGATCCAGACACGCTGCCTCTGACCACCGGAAAGCTCGTCTACGGCCCGCTCGGCCAAAGCGGCTGTTCCGGTAACGGCCATCGCTTCGGCCACGGCCGCCTCGTCCTGGCGGCTCCAATAGTCGAACAGTCCTTGATGGGGGTGACGTCCACGACTGACCAGGTCGGCGACCGTAATACCCTCTGGCGCCGTCGGCGACTGAGGCAGCAGTCCGGCGATCCGCGCCAGGGCTTTTGGCGCCATCCGATGGATCGACTTGCCATCAAGGAGCACCTTGCCTGCGGCCGGCGCCAGAAGGCGTGACATGGCCCGCAGAAGGGTGGATTTGCCGCAGGCGTTTGCGCCGACGATCGCGGTGATCTTGCCGGGCGGAACAAGAAGGTCGATGCCGCTGAGAACAAGTGCATCGCCATAGCCGGCGGAAAGATCGTCGACGAAAAGAGTGTGACCGGAGTTCAAAGCGTGCCACCGCCGCGATTTGCTCTGACGATCAGATAGAGAAGATAGGGCGCGCCGAGGGCGCCGGTGACCACCCCGACGGGATAGCGGTTCGGCAGGAGAAACTGCCCGCAATAGTCGCCCAGAAGAACCAGTATGGCGCCGATGAGAGCGGCCGGAACCAGAAGAGAGCCATTGGCGCCCATCACACGCGAGGCGATCGGTCCCGACAGGAAGGCGACGAAGGCGATCGGGCCCGCCATGGAAGTCGCAAAGGAGATGATCCCGACGGCGGCGACCATGACGATGACGCGGGTCGGCGCGACGCGCACACCAAGCGCTGCTGCGGTATCGTCGCCAAGCCGCAATGCCTCCAGGTCACGCGAACGGCTGAGAAGGAGTGCGCCGAATGAGACCAGTGCGATGGCGAGCAGTGCGGACTGTTCCAGCCGAGCGCCGTTCACGCTGCCGGTCAGCCAGCGCATTGCTTCCTGAAGGCTCCATTCGGGCGCGATCGAGAGCAGATAGGCAAGGGCGCTTTGGAGCATGGCCGAAATGCCGATTCCGACGAGAATCAGCCGGGTGCCGGCAACGCCGCCGCGAAAGGACAGCCCGTAGATGAGGAGCGCGACGGCTAATCCCGCGGCGATCGCAAACACCGATACAACCGTGCCGCGCAACGAAAGACCGACGATTGCGAAGACCGCGGCGGCACTGGCGCCGGAACTGATGCCGATAATGTCGGGGCTGGCGAGCGGATTGCGCAGCATGATCTGGAATGCGACCCCACCGAGGCCAAAGCTCAGACCGGTCAGGATCGACAGGAGGGCGCGAGGAAGGCGTAATTCGCCCACGGTAAAGGACGCGCCAGCGATATCTTCGCCCATCAGAACACGCAGGACGTCCAAGGGAGGCGTGAGCGATTCGCCGCGAAGGAGTGTTAGGGCAAAGAGACCGACGAGGAGCGCCAGTAGAAAGCCGATCAACATGCGACGATGGACGCTGCG contains these protein-coding regions:
- a CDS encoding siderophore-interacting protein gives rise to the protein MTTGWNFRIAGMAKLADAPTVLNEIEEHFVEHAEVRRVGDELRLRSPTGQADISLKEEGLLIQLACRSEEDMQLSLNSIAEHLFYFAGDNIPELTWFEPLPDALPNFHHVTVVNTEDVTPHMRRVKFSCDDVSPFLGGGMHVRILVPPAGRPPVWPSLGKDGRIAWPKGDDELLVRIYTIRYVDVERSELWIDFLQHPAPHIATPGADFARDARAGDRIGLLGPGGGSVPEAETIFLAGDESALPAIARIAAEVSSGTQMQAIIEVQDASEEQALSTEGSLDLRWLHRESYPSGAKDVLATESKTLLAAVNEDTFVWVACEKQELRIIRAFLKERGHDRKRTYAAWYWDRQSI
- a CDS encoding ABC transporter ATP-binding protein; amino-acid sequence: MNSGHTLFVDDLSAGYGDALVLSGIDLLVPPGKITAIVGANACGKSTLLRAMSRLLAPAAGKVLLDGKSIHRMAPKALARIAGLLPQSPTAPEGITVADLVSRGRHPHQGLFDYWSRQDEAAVAEAMAVTGTAALAERAVDELSGGQRQRVWIALALAQQTDILLLDEPTTFLDVSHQIEVLDLLTELNQRQGTTIIMVLHDLNLAARYADHLVAMATGGLHSCGEAEKVLTEQNVREVFGLESRIITDPVSGRPMMLPIGRHHLMPDQNAIETTRGEPS
- a CDS encoding FecCD family ABC transporter permease, translating into MTALSPAIETLARNRRTRSVHRRMLIGFLLALLVGLFALTLLRGESLTPPLDVLRVLMGEDIAGASFTVGELRLPRALLSILTGLSFGLGGVAFQIMLRNPLASPDIIGISSGASAAAVFAIVGLSLRGTVVSVFAIAAGLAVALLIYGLSFRGGVAGTRLILVGIGISAMLQSALAYLLSIAPEWSLQEAMRWLTGSVNGARLEQSALLAIALVSFGALLLSRSRDLEALRLGDDTAAALGVRVAPTRVIVMVAAVGIISFATSMAGPIAFVAFLSGPIASRVMGANGSLLVPAALIGAILVLLGDYCGQFLLPNRYPVGVVTGALGAPYLLYLIVRANRGGGTL